The genomic DNA GCTCACGCGTGCTCCCGACGGCTCCGCACCCACCAGGCAGCCACGAGCACGATCAGAACGGCGGCGACGGCGAGCAGCGCGCCGCTGAACTGGGCGAAGAATCGCATGATCTGCTCCCAGTTCCGGCTGGCGGCCGCACCGATGTAGACCAGGCAGCCGTACCACACCGCGGACGCCACGGCAAGCGGTGGGAGCACGCGGGAAAGCGGCACATGCGTCACGCCCGCGAAGACGGGGACGAGCGCGCGGAACGCGGGCAGGAACCGACTCACGAAGATCGCCGGCGTACCCCACCGCTCGTAGAAAACGCCGATGGTCTCGAGCTGTTTCGGCCGCAGCAGCCAGTGTCCGGCGGCCGTGTTGAAAAATCCGCGGCCATAGCGGTGAGCCAGCCGATAGACCAGGACGGCAGTCGCCACGTTGCACACCCACGTGACCAGGAATACGAGCACCGGATCCGCGCGACCCGATTCGGCGAGGAACGCGCCCAGGAGGACGAACGTGTCGGCCGGCACCGGAGGAACGATGTTCTCCACCGCCGCACCCGCGCCGATGGCGACGTAGATGAGTGCCGGCGGCAGGTTCATCAGCCACTGGAGAACTGCGTTGATACGTTCCTCCGCCGCCGCTCAGCCTTCGACGCGGTCGATGAGGACGACGGCCATTGCCGCCACCCCCTCGCCGGCACCGATCCAGCCCATTCCCTCGTTCGTCTTTCCCTTGACCGACACGAGCGCCGGCGCGATGCCGAGCGCGTCGGCCAGCCGCGCGCACATGGCGGCAGCATGCGGCGCGATCTTCGGCCGCTCGCACACGACGGTCACATCGGCGTTCACGACCTGGAAGTTGCGCTCGGCCGCAAGCTGCGATGCCTGCCGGAGCAGCCCGATCGAGTCAGCGTCCCGCCACTGCTCTTCCGTTGGCGGGAAATGCCGGCCGATGTCACCCAGCCCGGCAGCGCCGAGCAGTGCATCCGTCACGGCATGCGCCACCGCGTCCGCATCGGAGTGGCCGGCCAGGCCACGGTCGTGTTCGATGTCGACGCCACCCAGCACCAGCCTGCGCCCTTCGGCGAAGCGGTGCGAGTCGTAGCCGAGGCCGACCCTCATGCGTCAGCGGCTCGAGCCGATGATGCGCAAGGCGAGGTGTGCCGCGTTCCGGGCATTGTCGATACCGACACATGCGACCGGCACTCCCGGCGGCATCTGCGCGATCGACAGCAGCGCGTCCAGTCCGCCGAGAGCGGCACTGAGCGGCACTCCGATCACCGGCAGCTTCGTG from Longimicrobiales bacterium includes the following:
- a CDS encoding DedA family protein, encoding MNLPPALIYVAIGAGAAVENIVPPVPADTFVLLGAFLAESGRADPVLVFLVTWVCNVATAVLVYRLAHRYGRGFFNTAAGHWLLRPKQLETIGVFYERWGTPAIFVSRFLPAFRALVPVFAGVTHVPLSRVLPPLAVASAVWYGCLVYIGAAASRNWEQIMRFFAQFSGALLAVAAVLIVLVAAWWVRSRREHA
- the ispF gene encoding 2-C-methyl-D-erythritol 2,4-cyclodiphosphate synthase; this translates as MRVGLGYDSHRFAEGRRLVLGGVDIEHDRGLAGHSDADAVAHAVTDALLGAAGLGDIGRHFPPTEEQWRDADSIGLLRQASQLAAERNFQVVNADVTVVCERPKIAPHAAAMCARLADALGIAPALVSVKGKTNEGMGWIGAGEGVAAMAVVLIDRVEG